The genomic interval ATCTCCGGGATGTCCATCAGCTCGCCGGTGAGGTAGTTGACCCCGCCGAGCAGGACCAGCGCCACCCGCTGCCCCTCCCGGTCGAGGTAGTCGACGACATCCTCGGTGCGCAGGGTCTCCTCGCCGGGACGGGGGCGCAGCCGGACGACGGTCTCGTCCGGATCCAGTCCGTGGTGCCGGGCCTGGCTGCGCACCGCGTAGCTGTCGGAGGGGAAGGCGCCGTCCTCGATCAGGATCCGGTCGCGGCCGGCGGTCGGCCGGTAGAACGAGACCATCAGCAGGTGCAGGTTGACCGTCAGCGAGTTCATCACCACGGTCTCGGCCGGCAGCGCGCCGACCAGCGCCGCGCTCGGCCCGGTGAGCGAGCGGTACGACGGCACCCACGGCCGGTCGCCGGAGAAGTGACCCGAGACGCCGAGCCTGGCCCAGGTCTCCAGTTCGGCGTCGATGTCGGCCCGGGCGGCCCGGGGTTGCAGCCCGAGCGAGTTGCCGACCAGGTAGGCGGCCTCGGCGTACCGGCCGCCCTCGGCCGGGGGCACGTGGAAGAGGTGCCGGTGCCCGGGGTCGGCCTCGTCGCGGCGCCGGGCCGCCTCCTCCTGCTCCGGGGTGGTCATCCGCTCGTCACTCCTCTGTCGCTCGCCTTCGGCACGGAACGGTAGCCGCCCGCGCTACATGTCGGTCCGGGCGGCCCACAGTTCGGGGAAGACCTCCCGGGCCATGCTCCGGCGCAGCCAGGCCGCGCCGGCCGACCCGCCGGTGCCGACCTTGGCGCCCATGGTCCGGCGTACCGCCTTGAGGTGCTGGTGGCGCCAGTCGTCGAACTGCTCGGCGATCTCCACCAGGGTCTCGCCGAGCTGTCGCAGCTGGTTGTCGGGTCCGGTGTCGGCGTAGATCTCCACCCAGGCGGCGGTCAGCTCGGCGCTCGGCTCGGCGTCGCCGGAGAAGTCCCGGTGCAGCAGCGTCTCCGGCAGCGGGAAGCCGCGACGGGCCAGCAGGGCGGTCACCTCGTCCCAGAGGCTCGGCGCCCGGAGCGTCTCCACCAGTTCGGCGTAGACCTCCGGCTGCCGGTGGAAGGGCCGGACCAGGGTGGCGGTCTTCAGCCCGAGCAGGAACTCCAACTGCCGGTACATCGCGGACTGGAATCCGGAGCCCTCGCCGAGCAGGTTGCGGAACCGGTTGAAGTCCGCCGGGGTCATCCAGCGCAGTCCCCGCCAGGCCGCGTTGAGCCCCTCCAGGTGCAGCGCCGCCCGGTGCAGCGGGGCGAGCGCCCCCCACAGGTCGTCGGCGCGCAGCCGCTGCCGCGCCTCGCGCAGTTCGAAGCAGGTCAGCCCGAAGTACAGCTCCATGATCTGGCTGACCATCAGGAACGACATCTCGCCCGGATCCTGGCTCAGCGGCTGCTGGAGGCGGTGCAGGGTGCTCGCGTGCACGTACGCGTCGTACGGCGTCCGCCCGGCCGGTTCCAGGGTCGGCTCGCCACCGTTGGCCGCCGCCCGGGCGGCCCGCTGGGCGGCGTTCACCGGGCGTACCCGGGGTCGACCGGGTCGCCGCTGCCGTTGGATGCTCTCCACCGTCGCCTCCGTTCCGCTCTCCACTGCCGCCTCCGTTCCGTTACGCACTACCGTCATGATCTCTCCCGTCCGACGCCGGATGGAATGCCGGACCAACGGCGCTACCGGCCGGCATTCGACGGTTCTGCGGTTCGGTGTTGAATTGGCTTAACGTTCGGAAGGTCGATCCGAGGTTCACGATTACGTCACGGAGAGTGAGGCAGCGGTGGACGACATGGACTGGGCGCTGCTCCGGGAACTCCAGGCCGATGCCCGGCTCTCGTTCAGCGAACTCTCCCGCCGGGTGCACCTCTCCCCGCCGGCCGTCGCCGAACGGGTCCGCCGGCTGGAGGAGTCCGGCGTGGTGACCGGGTACCACGCGCACGTCGACCTGGCCCGGGCCGGCCGGAACGTGGTGGCGATGATCCGGATGTCCTGTTACGGGGCGCGCTGCATCCTCCGGGACCCGGACGTGCCGGGGTGGCCGGAAATCCTGGAGATCCACCGGATCACCGGGGACGCCTGCTCGATGCTGAAGGTCGCGGCCGGGTCGATCGAGGCGTTCGAGCAGGTCATCGACCGTCTCGCCCCGTACGGGCAGCCGTCGAGCACGATGGTGCTCTCCAGCCCGCTGGCCTGGCACCCGGTGCTGCCCATCCCACCCACCTCGGGCGCCTGACCAGGGCAATCGTCCGGTTGTCGGCCCGCCGGAGGCGTGTGTGCGCCGGACCGGTGGGAACACGTCCCCCGACGACGGTCGCGCACCCGACCCGTGCGGCGATGCGACGGGTGCCCGGCCGAGGGGATGCACCGCCGGGGAGGGACATCATGCTCACTGCCAAGGTCGTCGGCCGTACGATCGCCGCCGGTGTCACCGTCGCCACGCTGGTCCCCGGGCCGCTGCTCGGGAACGCGGGCGCGGTACGGGCCGGACCGAACACCTTCGTCGAGGTGACCCCGAACACCGCCCAGGCGGGTACCCGGGTCAACATCCGGGCGAGCTGCGACGGCGCGAACAACCAGCAGGCCACGGTGCACTCGGACGCCTTCGGCCGGGTGATCGTACGCCCCGACAACGGCTTCCTGACCGGGTCGGTGACGATCCCGGGCAGCAAGGCTCCCGGGGCGTACGCGGTCAACCTGGCCTGCCAGCAGAACGGCAACAACGCCACCACCACGCTGACCGTGGTGAACATGAGCCAGGGCAGTCAGGGACCGGCCACCGGTGGCGGCGGTACGGCCGGCGGCCCGGGCGGGACGCTGATGATCGTCGGTGGTCTCGGCATCGTCGTACTCGCGCTCGGGTTCGGGGTGGCCGGCCGGCGACGGCGTACCGAACCGAGTAGCTGACCCGCGGACCGACGATGTTCCGCCCTCCCACGGCCGGTGGCACGTGGCGGGACCGGACGGGCCGGTGGTGGGCACGTACCGACCGGTGGCGACGCCGGACGGCCCGGCTCGCCCGGCAGGCCACCGCGGCCAGCATCACCAGCCCGGATCCGGCCGACGGCACCCCGCCCGGCACCCTGGCCGCCGCGCCACCCCGGCCGCCCCGGCGGGCGGGCCGGCGCGGTTGGGCCCGCCGCCCCGGGCCGGTACCGGTGATCAGCCTGCTGCTCGGCGTCCTCGTCACCCTCTTCGGGGTGCAGAGCGTCACCGGGATCACCCTGCTGCCCAGCGGGCTGCCGTTCGGCGCCCCGGCACCGCCGCGCAAGTTCCCGGTGCTGGAGTCGAGCCCGCCGGTCGCGATCGGCATCCGGTCGCTCGATCTGGACGCGCCGGTGCATCCGGTCGGGGTCGCACCGGACGGCACCATCGAGGTGCCGGCGTCGGACCGCCGCGACGAGGCCGGCTGGTACAGCCAGAGCCCGACGCCGGGCCAGTACGGGCCGTCGGTGATCGTCGGGCACGTCGACACCCGGACCGGGCCGGCCGTCTTCCACGACCTCTCCGGGCTCCGCCCCGGCGCCAAGATCGAGGTGGACCGGGAGGACGAGTCGGTGGCGGTCTTCGAGGTCAACTCCGTCAGGCGGTACAACAAGTCGGAGCTGCCGGTCGACCAGGTCTACGGCGACTTCAGCCGGCCGTCGCTGCGGCTGATCACCTGCGGCGGGCGCTGGGTCGGCGGCTCCACCGGGTACGCCGACAACGTCATCGTCTTCGCGTCCCTGGTCTCGGCCCGGCACACCTGACCCCGCGCACCGCCGCGCGGTTCCCGGTGCGGGTGAACGGCGCGGCGGGCGGTGGTGGTGGCGAACGGCGCGGCGGGCGGCGGTGCGGCTGGATGCCGGCGACCAGACCGTTGTGGGTCTGGCTGGCCTCAGGCCGCCTCGGCCTCGCGCAGGTCGAGCCAGTCCGCCCAGCGCGGGTCCGGGGCCCGGTGCCCCAGCACCCGCCACGCGATGCCCTTCGGCGCGGTCGGCAGCGAGTGCAGCCGCCAGCCCAGCTCCGCCGGAGTCTTGTCGCCCTTGGTGTGGTTGCACTTCGCGCAGGCCGCGACGACGTTCTCCCAGGCGTGCCGGCCGCCCCGGCTGCGCGGGAAGACGTGGTCGATGGTCTCGGCCGGGCCCCGGCAGTAGACGCAGCGCCAGTTGTCCCGGGCGAAGATGGCCCGGCGGGAGAGCCCGACGTGCGTCCGGTAGGGCACCCGGACGAACCGGGTCAGCCGGACGACCGACGGCACCGGCAGGGAGTTGCGGGCACTGTGCAGGATCCCCTCCCCGTCGGCCACGCAGACGGCCTTGGCGGAGAGAACCAGGATGGCGGCCCGACGCACTGAAACGACACACAGCGGCTCATAGGTGGCATTGAGCACCAACGCTCCGGAGCCCACCGTGGGTCGTATGTCAGGCATCGCGCTCACCCTCTCGGTTGTTTTCTCGTCCGCTCCCTCGCCCGCCTGGTGCCGGCCCCGGCCCGGTGCTGGTCGGCAGCAGGCGCCGACGACCGCCCAGACCACGGCCGACGCCGGCCGATCACCGGCGTCCGTGCGCCAATAGTCCCCGATAGCCGACGCGATTGCACGTACTAATCGGGGGTCCCGCAGAAAGCTTTCACGTCCCGTGGCAAGATGACCGGTTCCGTCCCGACCCCCGGCCCGACCCGGTCGCGGGACGGCGGCGTCCGCCACGTGCCGGCGGGTCGGCCGAGACCGCCGGACGTCGGTACGGTACGAAGGCATTCGTGAACCCCGCGACGCTGATCACCGCCGCCGTACTCGGAATGCCACACGCCGCGACGCCGGCCCCCGAGACGCCGGACCCGAAGCCGAGCTGCCTGGACAACCCGCTCTGCGACCAGGTCTACCGGGTGACCAAGTCGGCGTGGTTCGCCGAGGGCAGCAACCTCTTCCTGATCAAGCCGGCCACGATCGTGCTGATCCTGCTGGTGGCGGTCCTGCTCCGCTTCCTGCTGCACCGGACCATCAACCGGCTGGTACGCAGCACCTCGGAGAGCCGGATCCCGGCGGTACTCCGGCCGCTGCGCGAACGGATCCCCAGCGCCGCGCCCGACCCGCAGGCGGTGGTACCCGAACGGCGCCGGCAGCGGGCCGAGGCGATCGGCTCGGTGCTGCGCAGCATGACCACGGCGGTGGTCTTCGCGATCGCCGTGTTGCAGATCCTCAGCGAGCTCAGCTTCGACCTCGCCCCGCTGCTGGCCAGCGCCGGCATCGCCGGCCTGGCCCTCGGCTTCGGCGCACAGACGCTGGTCAAGGACCTGCTCGCCGGGCTCTTCATGCTGCTGGAGGACCAGTACGGGGTCGGTGACACGGTGGACCTCGGCGAGGCGACCGGGGTGGTCGAGGCGGTCGGCCTGCGGATCACCACCGTCCGGGACGCCCGTGGGGTGGTCTGGTACATCCGCAACGGCGAGATCATCCGGGTCGGCAACAAGAGCCAGGGCTGGGCGATGGTCGTGGTGGACATGCCGATCGGCTTCGCCCGTACCGAGGAGGCCACCGCCGTGCTGCGGACCGCCGCCGCCTCGGTCGCGGTCGACCCGGAGCTGGCGCCGGAGCTGGTGGAGCCGCCCGAGGTGGTCGGGGTCGAGCAGATCACCGTGGACGGTTCGGTGATCCGGACGGTCGCCAAGACCACCGCCGAGGGGCAGCTCCCGGTCTCCCGCGAGCTGCGCCGCCGGCTGGCCGAGGCGCTGGAGAACTCCGGCATCACCGCCGGCATCGCCGCGACCAGGATGTTCCCCCGGCCGTCGACCCCGCCGGCCGACGGGGAGACCGGCCAGGGTGGAGCGACCTGAGGCACCCCAACCCCTTCCGGGTACGCCGACCGGTTGACCCGGCATCGGTACGGGGCGCCGCCGCCCACGCCGGACGGTGCCGTACGGGTACCGGATGGCCTGACCGGAGGGCCGGCCGTCAGGGGTCGCGTACCGTGCGGGCGGTCGGGTATGGTCCGTTCGACCAGTCGCAGATGTGACGATCTATCCGTTCGCCCTAGCCAGTTGTCATACGATCGGGCAGAATCCAGAACTAGCTCCCTCCCGGAGCGTAACGAAGACCTTGCTGATCAGAACGTCTGAAACGTTCCCGGCAGCCCCATCACACGTGGTCAGCGGTCGAGAACGATGGAGGCCCACCGGTGTCCGAAGAGACACACACTCCCGAGCGGCCGGCAACCTATCGGGAGGTGTTCGCCCAGCGTGAATACCGGGCGGTCTTCGCGGCCACCGTACTGACCTGGACCGGCGACTATCTCGCCAAGGCGGCCGTCACGCTGCTGGTCTATCAGCAGAGCCAGTCCGTGGCCCTCTCCGCCGCCGCCTTCGCCACCAGCTACCTGCCGTGGCTGGTCGGCGGCCCACTGCTCACCACCCTCGCCGACCGGTACCCGTACCGCACGGTGATGGTGATCTGCGACCTCGTCCGGCTGCCGCTCTACGCGGCCATCGCGATCGACGGCCTGGACACGCCGGTGATCCTGGCGTTGCTCTTCGCGGCGACCCTGGCGAATCCACCCAGCCAGGCGGCCCGGTCCGCGATGCTGCCCCTGCTGCTCACCGGAGACCGGCTGGTCGTCGCGCTCTCCCTGCATGGCAGCGTGGGGCAGGCGGCCCAGGTGCTCGGCTACGCGGTCGGGGCCGGCATCGCGCTCTACAGCCCGGCCCTGGCCCTGCTGCTCAACGCCGTCGCCTTCGGGGCCTCCGCGGTGATCCTCTGGTTCGGCGTCCGGCACCGGCCCGCCGTGCCGCCGGAGCGGGGCCGGCGAAACCTGCTCCGGGAGACCGGTGCCGGGTTCGCCCTGGTGTTCGGCACCCCGGTGCTGCGGGCCATCGCGATCATGGTGTTCTGCGCGATGCTGTTCGCGATCGTCCCGGAGGGGCTGGCCGCGGCCTGGGCCACTGATCTCGCGGGTTCGGGCGCCGACCGGAGCGTCACCCAGGCGCTGATCATGGTCGCCGCACCGGCCGGTTTCATCCTCGGCGGCATACTGGTCGGCCGGACCCTCCGGCCGGACCTGCGCCGGACCCTGGTCCGGTTCTTCGCGGTACTCGCCCCGCTGGCCCTGGTGCCCGCCCTCTTCAACCCGCCGCCGCTGGTGGTCGCCCTGCTGGCCGCAGTCGCCGGCTTCGCGGTCGCCGGGCTGTTGCCGGTGACGAACGGGCTCTTCGTGCTGGCCCTGCCGCACGGCTACCGGGCCCGGGCCAACGGCGTGATGAACACCGGTGTGCAGGTGACCCAGGGCCTGGCGGTACTCGCCACCGGCCTGCTGGCCGAACGGTTCACCATTCCCCGGGTGGTCGGGCTGTGGAGCGCCGCCGGGGTGCTGCTGATGCTGGTGCTGGCGCTGCGCTGGCCGCAGCCGGAGCGGTTCGACGCGGCGATCGCGGAGGCCCAGCGCCGCTCCGCCGACCGGGAGGCGGCGGCTGGAGCGGCCCGTCCGGGCCAGCACCCGGCACCGACCTCCCCGCCCAACCCGAGGCCGCCCTCCTCCGAGGCGGGCATCGGCGCGGTCTGAGCCCCGAGCCGCCACCGATCGGCACGGTGTGAGCCCCGGTCCGCCAGCGGTGGGCGCGGTGTGAGCCCGCGCAGCGCCGCCGGTGTGAGCCAGCCCGCACCGGGGGTACGGCACAGACTGCCGACGATCGCCCACCCGAATGGCAGGATGGAGCGGTGAATCCCGCAGGTGAGCGAGAGCAGACCCGCCCGTCGCCGAACTTCTTCGAGGAGATCGGCGGCGAACCGACCTTCCGGAGGCTGGTCGACGAGTTCTACGCGGGTGTCGCCACCGACCCGGTGCTCCGGCCGATGTACCCGGAGGCCGACCTCGGCCCGGCGGCGGATCGGCTGCGGCTCTTCCTGATCCAGTACTGGGGTGGCCCGAACACCTACTCCGCGCAGCGCGGGCATCCCCGGCTCCGGATGCGGCACGCGCCGTACCGGGTCGGGCCGGTCGAGCGGGACGCCTGGCTGCGCCACATGCGGCAGGCCGTGGACCGGCTGGAGTTGTCGCCGGAGCAGCACGAGACCCTGTGGCAGTACCTGGAGCGGGCCGCGTACTTCATGGTCAACACGATGGACGAGACGCCGGGGCCGGCGCACTGAGCGCTGACCCTGCCGGGGGCCGCCCCTAGAGCAGCGCGCCCTCGTCGTGCAGCCAGTCGACGAAGGTGGTCGCCACGGCGGCTCCGCAGTCGAGCATCTCGACGAGCAGGGCGTCGTGCGCACCGGCGCTCAACGGCACCTGCAACTCGGCGTAGATGGGCAGCTGGCCGCGTTCGGTGGGGTCACCGACGTACGCCTTGCAGAACCGCCGGGTGTGGTTCCACTCGTTGACCACCCGGTAGGCCCGGTCGGCCCAGTCCGGCGGAACGGTCGAGTGTGGACGGGCCCGCATCACCAGGATCTCGTCGTCCGGCCCCTCCAGGGCGAACAGCACGGCGTGCCGCTCCCACATGGCCAGCAGGCTGCCGTCGCCGTCGGCGAGATAACGGACGTCGAGCAGGTCCAGCGCGTCACCGACCCGGCGGAGCGTCACCGGCGCGATCACCGGGGGGATCTCCCTGATCGAGGCCCGATCCCCGGGTCGGGCGTCGGGTTCCGGTCGGGAGTCGTGATCCGGCTCCCGGGGCGCCGGCGGCCCGACCCGGACGGCACCGTCCGACGCGATCCTGCTTCGAGTTTCCGGCTCGCCGCCACCGGCGTGGCCGGGGCGCCATGACCACCACGGCATCGCTTGCGCACCTCACTCCCCAGCGGATCCACGTGCCTACGTTGCGTTGGATCCGAGGCCCGACGGTACCCGTACAGCCGGCTCGAAGCACCCCCCCAACTACAGCCCCGGGACGGTTGGACCATACCGCCTCATCCGTTCGGATGATCACGCGCCGGTTTTATCGCAAGCTGACTGACTTTCTGTGACCATGCCACTCCGAATGGTGCGGCCAATCCGACCCAACGACCCATGATCCGCACCCGTACGGCGTCCTGACCGGGTGGGCCGGAGGAGCCGAGAAAGCCCATCCGGACGATGGCCTGGACCAGCCGTTGAGAGATCTCGATCCGGCCGCCGCCGGGTACCGGATCGGTGCCGGCGGTGCCGGCGTCGGGTACCCGATCGGTGTCGGCCGATGGCGCGGTCACCACCACCGCGACGTGGTCGAGCAGGGCGTCCCGGACCGCGCGCTGGCCGACCGCCCGGCCGGCGACGCCCTCGGCGGCGGCGCCGCGCAGCGTCTGCGCCGCCGCCACCGCGATCCGGCGCAGCTCGGCACCGGCGATGGTCTCCACCACCGTGCCGGGCCCGCCCGGCACCGGCCAGCGCCAGTCGGCGTCCCGGCGACGCGGCAGCGCCGCACCGCCACGGCCGAGTTCGGCGAGCAGCTCGGCGGCGGAGACCGTGGCGTCGCCCGGACCGGCCCCGGCCACCACCCGGCCCACCAGCACGTCCCAGGGCAGCCGCGCCCAGAGCACGGTCCGGTCCGGTGTCCCGGCCGCCGCACCGGGCGCCCCGGAGCGGAGCCGGACCACCGCGCCCGGGTCGAGCCGGGTCAACCGGGCCAGAAAGGCACCGGCGTCCGGCAGGCCGGCGAGCCCGTGCCCGGCACCGGGCGCCACCGGCCCACCAGCCGTAGCCTTCTCCGCAGCGGACACCGCATCGCTCCCTACGCTGGCTCGTCCCGGGTCACCGGCTCGACGAGGTACCGCCGGAGGAACTCCTGCTCCGCGTCGGTCAGCCGGCGCGGCCGCTGCTGTTCGAGGTCGAACGGCACCAGCACCGACCGGGCCCGGCTGGCCAGCACCGTACGGTCGAAGAGCTCGTAGGCGACGGTGAACCGGGACTGCCGCAGATCCTCGATCCACATCTCGATGCGTACCGTCGGGGCGCGCTCGGCGGTCGTCCCGTCCAGCGCGTACCCGACCGGGCGGAGGTAGTCGATCTCGTGCCGGTAGATCACCACGCCGTCGGCGAACGAGCCGACTCCCCAGGCCCGGCCGCCGGCGAACATCAACGCCACCCGCGCCTCCTCGTAGAGGGTGAGGAAGCGGGCGTTGTTGACATGCCCGTACGCGTCCAGGTCCGACCAGCGCAGCGTGCAGTCGTAGACGTACCTGCGGCTGTCGGACCGCTCCGCCTCCGCCGGCCGGGCCTGCACCGGACTAGTCACGGGTGAGCTTGCGGTAGGTGACCCGGTGCGGCCGGGCCGCCTCGGCACCGAGCCGGTCGATCTTGTTTTTCTCGTACGCCTCGAAGTTGCCCTCGAACCAGAACCACTTCGACGGGTCCTCGTCGTCGCCCTCCCAGGCCAGGATGTGCGTCGCCACCCGGTCCAGGAACATCCGGTCGTGCGAGATGACCACGGCGCAGCCGGGGAACTCCAGCAGCGCGTTCTCCAGCGAGGAGAGGGTCTCCACGTCCAGGTCGTTGGTGGGCTCGTCGAGCAGGATGACGTTGCCGCCGATCTTGAGCGTCAGCGCCAGGTTGAGCCGGTTGCGCTCGCCGCCGGAGAGCACCTTGGTCGGCTTCTGCTGGTCGGGGCCCTTGAAGCCGAAGGCCGCCACGTAGGCCCGGGACGGCATCTCGACCTTGCCCACCATCAGGTGGTCCAGCCCGTCCGAGACGACCTCCCAGACGGTCTTGTCGCCGGCCAGCCCCTCCCGGTTCTGGTCGACGTACGACAGCTTGACCGTGTCACCGATCTTGACCGAGCCGGCGGTCGGCTGCTCCAGCCCGACGATGGTCTTGAACAGGGTGGTCTTGCCGACGCCGTTCGGCCCGATGATGCCGACGATGCCGTTGCGGGGCAGCGAGAAGCTCAGGTTGTCGATCAGCACCCGCTCGCCGAACGCCTTGCGCAGCCCGTGCGCCTCGATCACGGTGTTGCCCAGCCGGGGGCCCGGCGGGATCTGGATCTCCTCGAAGTCCAGCTTCCGGGTCTTCTCGGCCTCGGTGGCCATCTCCTCGTAGCGGTCCAGCCGGGCCTTGGACTTGGTCTGCCGGGCCTTGGCGTTGGACCGGACCCACTCCAGTTCCTCGCTCAGCCGCTTCTTCATCTTGGCGTCGCGGCGCCCCTCGACGGCCAGCCGGGCCGCCTTCTTCTCCAGGTAGGTGGAGTAGTTGCCCTCGTAGCCGACCGCCCGGCCCCGGTCGAGTTCGAGGATCCAGCCGGCCACGTTGTCGAGGAAGTACCGGTCGTGGGTGATCGCCATCACCGTGCCGGCGTACTTGGCGAGGTGCTGCTCCAGCCACTGCACGCTCTCCGCGTCCAGGTGGTTGGTCGGCTCGTCCAGCAGCAGCAGGTCGGGTGCCTCCAGCAGCAGCTTGCAGAGGGCGACCCGGCGCCGCTCGCCACCGGAGAGCTGGGTGACGTCGGCGTCCGGCGGCGGGCAGCGCAGCGCGTCCATCGCCAGTTCGAGCTTGGAGTCGACGTCCCAGGCGTCGGCGTGGTCCAGCTCCTCCTGGAGCTGCCCCATCTCGGCCATCAGCTCGTCGGAGTAGTCGGTGGCCATCTGCTCGGCGATCTTGTTGAATCGCTCCAGCTTGGCCTTGGTCTCCGCCACCGCCTCCTCGATGTTGCCGAGCACGGTCTTGGCGTCGTTGAGCGGCGGCTCCTGGGCGAGCAGCCCGACGGTGTAGCCGGGCATCAGCCGGGCCTCACCGTTGCTCGGCCGGTCCAGGCCCGCCATGATCTTGAGCAGGCTGGACTTGCCGGCGCCGTTCGGACCGACCACACCGATCTTGGCCCCCGGCAGGAAGCTCAGCGTCACGTTGTCCAGCACGACCTTGTCGCCGTGCGCCTTGCGCGCCTTCTCCAGGACGTAGATGTACTGGGCCACGGTGCGGCCTACCTCCCACGGATGTGATGTCCCCGAATGCCGTGTTTACGACCGAGCACGACGTCGGGCTTGCTTGGACCGCGCTGTCGGTGTCACGCCGGCCACGCGGTGCGGCGGAAAACGCCATCGTCAATCCTGACAGGTCCGGCCCGGCCCGCCCACATCACCCTCCGCCGAGCCTCCGCCGGAGGGTGGTGTGGGAGCCGAGGCCGGACCGAACGGGTGGTCATGATCACCTTTGTGTTTTCGCACCGCGTCCCGCAGGGCAGTAACTGTGGCACTGGGGGTTAGGCACCGCAGCTACGCTCAGTACGCTCAGCGGTGGACCACCCGTCATCACCGGAGGTGCACTGATTGTGACCGTACGTAGCTCGTTCGTGGTCGTTGCGAATCGCCTGCCGGTCGACGAGGTGACAACTCCCGAGGGACGCCAGTGGCGGCGCAGCCCCGGAGGTCTGGTCACCGCCCTGCATCCGGTGCTCGCCCAGCACCAGGGCACCTGGGTCGGCTGGGCCGGCGGAGTGGGCGCCGCGCCGGAGCCGTTCGACCTGGAGGGCATCCGGCTGCACCCGGTGCCACTGAGCGCGGAGGAACTCGAACGCTACTACGAGGGCCAGTCCAACGCCACGATCTGGCCGCTCTACCACGACGCGGTGGAGACCCCGGCGTACAAGCGCCGCTGGCGTGAGGCGTACCGGCTGGTGAACGCCCGGTTCGCCGAGGCCGCGGCCGAGGTGGCCGCTGAGGGCGCCACGGTCTGGGTGCAGGACTACCAGCTCCAACTGGTGCCGGCGATGCTCCGCGAACTCCGCCCCGACCTGCGGATCGGCTTCTTCCTGCACATCCCGTTCCCGCCGATCGAACTCTTCATGCAGATGCCGCTGCGCGCCGAGGTGCTGCGCGGGCTGCTCGGCGCCGACCTGGTCGGCTTCCAGCAGCGGCTGGCGGCGCAGAACTTCGTCCGGCTGGCCCGGCACCTGCTCGGCCTCCGCTACGAGGGCCAGATGATCCAGGTGGACGGCCGGCAGGTCAAGGCGGGTGCGTTCCCCATCTCCATCGACGTGGCCGAGATGGAGCGGATGGCCGTCGACCCGGCGGTGCAGGCCCGGGCCAAGCAGATCCGTACCGAGTTGGGCGACCCGAAGACGGTGATCCTCGGGGTGGACCGGCTCGACTACACCAAGGGGATCGAGCTTCGACTCAAGGCGTTCCGCGAGTTGCTCTCTGACGGAAAGTTGACAGTTCCCGACGCGGTTATGGTGCAGGTTGCTACGCCAAGTCGGGAACGGGTGGAGCACTACCAGGCACTCCGGGTCAAGGTGGAACGCGAAGTTGGTCGAATTAATGGCGAATTCGGCCGGGTCGGCGTACCGGCCGTCCATTACCTCCATCAGTCGTACAGTCGCAGTGAACTGGCCGCGCTCTACTGCGCGGCCGACGTGATGATGGTGACCCCGCTGCGAGACGGAATGAATCTGGTGGCCAAGGAGTACGTAGCAACACGCGCCGACTCGGGCGGCGCCCTCGTGCTCAGTGAGTTTGCCGGCGCCGCCACCGAGCTGCGCCAGGCATTCCTCTGTAACCCGCACGACCCGGACGGAGTCAAGGACGCGCTGCTGCGCGCGGTCCACGTCGACAAGGTCGAGGCTCGGCGCCGCATGCGCATCATGCAGCGCCACCTGCGTACGCACGATGTCGGACACTGGGCCCGGTCCTTCCTCAACGAGTTGGGCGTACCCGAGACGGAGGACGAGTGAAGGTTGGTTCCCTGCTCGACGGGGGTCCGCGCACCCTCGACGGGATCGACCCCGAACTGCGGTCGGCCATCGGCCGGATCGCCCGGGTACCACAGCTCCTGGTCGCCTGCGACTACGACGGCACGCTCGCGCCGATCGTGGAGGACCCGACCAAGGCCGTGCCGCTGCCCGAGTCGGTCGCCGCGGTACGCGCGCTGGCCGCCCTGCCGCAGACCACCGTCGCCGTGGTCTCCGGCCGGGCCCTGCGCGACCTGGCCACGCTCTCCCGGTTGCCCAGCGAGGTACACCTGGTCGGCAGCCACGGCTCCGAGTTCGACATCGGTTTCGTCGAGCG from Plantactinospora sp. BC1 carries:
- a CDS encoding YbjN domain-containing protein, which encodes MPWWSWRPGHAGGGEPETRSRIASDGAVRVGPPAPREPDHDSRPEPDARPGDRASIREIPPVIAPVTLRRVGDALDLLDVRYLADGDGSLLAMWERHAVLFALEGPDDEILVMRARPHSTVPPDWADRAYRVVNEWNHTRRFCKAYVGDPTERGQLPIYAELQVPLSAGAHDALLVEMLDCGAAVATTFVDWLHDEGALL
- a CDS encoding thioesterase family protein produces the protein MTSPVQARPAEAERSDSRRYVYDCTLRWSDLDAYGHVNNARFLTLYEEARVALMFAGGRAWGVGSFADGVVIYRHEIDYLRPVGYALDGTTAERAPTVRIEMWIEDLRQSRFTVAYELFDRTVLASRARSVLVPFDLEQQRPRRLTDAEQEFLRRYLVEPVTRDEPA
- the ettA gene encoding energy-dependent translational throttle protein EttA: MAQYIYVLEKARKAHGDKVVLDNVTLSFLPGAKIGVVGPNGAGKSSLLKIMAGLDRPSNGEARLMPGYTVGLLAQEPPLNDAKTVLGNIEEAVAETKAKLERFNKIAEQMATDYSDELMAEMGQLQEELDHADAWDVDSKLELAMDALRCPPPDADVTQLSGGERRRVALCKLLLEAPDLLLLDEPTNHLDAESVQWLEQHLAKYAGTVMAITHDRYFLDNVAGWILELDRGRAVGYEGNYSTYLEKKAARLAVEGRRDAKMKKRLSEELEWVRSNAKARQTKSKARLDRYEEMATEAEKTRKLDFEEIQIPPGPRLGNTVIEAHGLRKAFGERVLIDNLSFSLPRNGIVGIIGPNGVGKTTLFKTIVGLEQPTAGSVKIGDTVKLSYVDQNREGLAGDKTVWEVVSDGLDHLMVGKVEMPSRAYVAAFGFKGPDQQKPTKVLSGGERNRLNLALTLKIGGNVILLDEPTNDLDVETLSSLENALLEFPGCAVVISHDRMFLDRVATHILAWEGDDEDPSKWFWFEGNFEAYEKNKIDRLGAEAARPHRVTYRKLTRD
- a CDS encoding trehalose-6-phosphate synthase — translated: MTVRSSFVVVANRLPVDEVTTPEGRQWRRSPGGLVTALHPVLAQHQGTWVGWAGGVGAAPEPFDLEGIRLHPVPLSAEELERYYEGQSNATIWPLYHDAVETPAYKRRWREAYRLVNARFAEAAAEVAAEGATVWVQDYQLQLVPAMLRELRPDLRIGFFLHIPFPPIELFMQMPLRAEVLRGLLGADLVGFQQRLAAQNFVRLARHLLGLRYEGQMIQVDGRQVKAGAFPISIDVAEMERMAVDPAVQARAKQIRTELGDPKTVILGVDRLDYTKGIELRLKAFRELLSDGKLTVPDAVMVQVATPSRERVEHYQALRVKVEREVGRINGEFGRVGVPAVHYLHQSYSRSELAALYCAADVMMVTPLRDGMNLVAKEYVATRADSGGALVLSEFAGAATELRQAFLCNPHDPDGVKDALLRAVHVDKVEARRRMRIMQRHLRTHDVGHWARSFLNELGVPETEDE